Proteins from a single region of Desulfobacterales bacterium:
- a CDS encoding SLC13 family permease, producing the protein MAIKPFINFRLIFFVLAIALGLGLLLFSPASLSTEESKTAALVIIIISSWATGIFHEHLTSLFFFFFAMLFSIAPAQVIFSGFGTTVFWLVFGGLVIGIGITDTGLGNRIAGKVVAYLDGSYFRLISGLVVMGILFAFLMPSPIGRVLLLIPIALKISSYFGFKKGSNGQTGVILSVIVGTVVPAFAILPSNGVNMILAGLSETQFHISILYGDYLFLNFPIFGILKALVIVFLILMLYPDKPKKNRTEELIAAGPISSKETVLFVIIILLLALWMTDFIHKVSPAWISLGGAILLLIPGIQIVGTHEFNKKINFGSLFYLAGVLGVGGLVSHSGLGNVLANKLIASLPFGVDKPFLNYVLLSLVSSFTGMIATLPGVPAVMTPIADSLSQVTGLPLKTVLMTQVLGFSTIFFPYQIPSVVVGLQIAGEKLSVSAKLFLALAVITYVFLLPINYFWWKLVGGI; encoded by the coding sequence ATGGCGATAAAACCTTTCATCAATTTCAGGTTGATTTTTTTTGTCTTGGCAATAGCCTTGGGGCTTGGGTTGCTGCTATTCTCTCCGGCATCACTTTCAACTGAAGAATCAAAAACTGCAGCCCTTGTGATCATTATCATAAGTTCCTGGGCAACCGGAATTTTCCATGAACATTTGACCTCGCTGTTTTTCTTCTTTTTTGCCATGCTGTTCTCAATAGCGCCGGCGCAAGTAATTTTTTCAGGATTTGGAACAACTGTTTTTTGGTTGGTTTTCGGCGGCCTTGTAATAGGAATCGGGATTACGGACACAGGTTTAGGCAATAGAATCGCCGGCAAAGTTGTTGCCTATCTGGATGGGAGTTATTTCAGGTTGATAAGCGGCTTGGTTGTCATGGGCATCTTGTTTGCCTTTTTGATGCCGTCGCCCATAGGAAGGGTGCTGCTTTTAATACCCATTGCACTTAAAATATCAAGCTACTTCGGCTTTAAAAAAGGATCAAATGGTCAAACCGGCGTTATTCTATCGGTCATAGTGGGCACCGTTGTTCCGGCATTTGCCATTTTGCCGTCGAATGGGGTAAACATGATCCTTGCCGGTCTGTCTGAAACACAATTTCACATATCGATTTTATATGGAGATTACCTTTTTCTGAATTTTCCGATTTTCGGTATATTGAAAGCATTGGTTATTGTCTTTCTGATTCTGATGCTTTATCCGGACAAACCGAAAAAAAACAGAACAGAAGAGCTGATAGCCGCCGGACCCATATCGTCGAAAGAAACCGTATTGTTCGTCATCATCATATTACTTTTAGCACTGTGGATGACGGATTTTATTCATAAGGTCTCACCGGCGTGGATTTCACTGGGAGGCGCCATACTGCTGCTGATTCCCGGAATCCAAATCGTCGGCACGCATGAATTCAATAAAAAAATAAATTTTGGATCACTGTTTTACCTGGCAGGTGTTTTGGGCGTCGGCGGATTGGTCAGCCATTCGGGTTTAGGCAACGTGCTGGCCAATAAGCTGATTGCGTCATTGCCCTTTGGCGTGGACAAACCGTTTTTAAATTATGTTTTGCTCAGCCTTGTGTCTTCGTTCACGGGGATGATCGCCACGCTCCCCGGCGTTCCGGCAGTGATGACGCCCATTGCGGACAGTTTATCACAGGTTACGGGACTGCCTTTAAAAACTGTTTTAATGACGCAGGTACTGGGATTTTCAACCATATTTTTCCCGTATCAAATACCGTCAGTTGTAGTCGGGCTTCAAATAGCAGGTGAAAAATTGTCGGTGTCGGCAAAGCTCTTTTTGGCCCTGGCGGTAATAACTTACGTTTTCCTCTTGCCCATCAATTATTTTTGGTGGAAACTCGTTGGCGGGATATAA
- a CDS encoding PrpF domain-containing protein, with protein sequence MQKRIPAVFMRGGTSKAVFFHENHLPKDPAVRDRVILAAYGSPDLNRRQIDGMGGAVSSTSKVAIISPADDPDYDVNYNFGQVGIDSPLIDFRGNCGNISAAVGPFAVDEDLVKAQEPLTQVRIYQVNTKKRIVAEVPVRDGRFDESGDYTIDGVPGTGAKIALHFVDPGGSVTGRLLPTGNVVDTVDVSGLGKMVVSIVDAANPIVFVRAADLGLKGIEIHEIDASADIRKTLESIRSMTAVMIGMASSPQEATEKVQAVPKIAFVSKPWDYQTITGKMVRKNEIDLVGRIISMGELHKAYAGTGAICTAGAAKIKGTIVNEMFGGDDQAETIRIGHPGGVMEIGVKVNRNGNAYEYVEAVVGRTARRLMEGYVCVPQKYF encoded by the coding sequence ATGCAAAAACGAATACCGGCTGTTTTCATGCGGGGCGGCACCAGCAAGGCGGTGTTTTTTCATGAAAACCATCTGCCAAAAGATCCGGCAGTCCGGGATCGCGTCATCCTTGCGGCTTATGGCAGCCCTGACCTCAACCGGCGCCAGATCGACGGGATGGGTGGTGCGGTTTCCAGCACCAGCAAAGTGGCCATCATCAGTCCTGCTGATGATCCGGATTATGATGTTAATTACAATTTCGGGCAGGTCGGCATTGACAGCCCCCTGATTGATTTCCGGGGGAATTGCGGCAATATTTCAGCAGCGGTGGGTCCGTTCGCCGTTGACGAGGACCTGGTAAAAGCCCAGGAGCCGTTAACCCAAGTCCGCATCTATCAGGTCAATACCAAGAAACGTATCGTGGCGGAGGTTCCGGTCAGAGACGGCCGGTTCGATGAAAGCGGCGATTACACCATCGACGGTGTTCCCGGAACCGGTGCAAAAATTGCGCTTCACTTTGTGGACCCGGGCGGGTCAGTAACCGGCCGGCTGCTGCCCACCGGAAATGTGGTCGATACGGTTGATGTGTCCGGGCTCGGAAAGATGGTGGTTTCCATCGTGGATGCCGCCAATCCCATCGTGTTTGTGCGGGCTGCCGATCTGGGGCTGAAAGGGATAGAGATTCATGAGATCGATGCTTCGGCCGACATCCGGAAAACACTGGAGTCCATTCGCAGTATGACAGCAGTGATGATCGGCATGGCGTCGTCTCCCCAGGAAGCTACGGAAAAAGTGCAGGCAGTCCCCAAAATTGCGTTTGTAAGCAAGCCTTGGGATTATCAAACCATTACCGGCAAAATGGTCCGGAAAAATGAGATCGATCTGGTGGGGCGGATCATATCCATGGGGGAGCTTCACAAAGCCTATGCCGGCACCGGTGCTATCTGCACGGCCGGGGCGGCAAAAATCAAAGGCACGATCGTCAATGAGATGTTCGGCGGCGACGATCAAGCCGAAACCATCCGGATCGGCCATCCCGGCGGGGTCATGGAGATCGGCGTCAAGGTTAATAGAAACGGGAATGCATACGAATATGTCGAGGCTGTCGTGGGGCGTACCGCCCGGCGTCTGATGGAAGGATATGTGTGTGTTCCGCAAAAGTATTTTTGA
- a CDS encoding molybdopterin-dependent oxidoreductase, with protein MKSTIQTYDPQCKSRCGVICHIEDGKLVKVRKDPDHPNFTNLCPKGLASPELVYHPERLKYPLKRTRPKTDPDPGWKRITWEEALGTIAQKLLRIRKEYGAEAVVFGKGSSGGGPANDFKGWISRLGLAFGSPNYDHGTIHICSWHKSQGSRYTYGVSMPKPDFENTNCLLLWGHNPAVSWKKHLEDVNAARKRGATVIIIDPRRNETWKKGDLWLPVRPGTDTALALAMLNVVIHEKLYDREFVRSWTNSPFLVRTDNGRFIRQNEIGPASQNNPYLVWDESADDLLGYDPQKRNYLKEGRPALSGEHRLKLTDGKTVTCRPAFAYLIERVNQFPPEKSAEITWVDVDSIREAARAFYTQKPSCYYAYNGVEQHTGAMQNNRAICTFFAISGNFDRPGGNVIFPKPQTNHIDGKKEFKLDKLPLGKENRPLGPTNVQARDLYRAILEEKPYPVKALVSFSGNSLTANGDSKRGKAAFEKLEFFVLAELFETPAAKMADILLPATTAWESFFVKPTFEGTAKPCCHLQLMPQVIKPLYESKPDITIIFELAKKLGLSDKFWNGDIEAAFNHQLAPSGLTVEDLRKNPVGISLPQPVRYEKYKEIDGVGVKGFSTPTGRIEVYSEIFLENGFDPLPVYEEPLMSPFSRPELTEKFPFILTNAKLLSYCHGQHRGVPALRKMAPHPYVEIHSDTAEKLGIKAGDWVKMSTPHGSIRVKAKLQEGIHPQVVSTQHGWWQSCKQLNLPGYDPFSDAGANVNLIVTNDLADPITGAVPHKSYICNIEKLQEPA; from the coding sequence ATGAAATCGACCATTCAGACCTATGACCCCCAGTGCAAATCCCGTTGCGGCGTGATCTGTCATATTGAAGACGGAAAACTTGTGAAAGTCCGCAAGGATCCCGACCATCCCAACTTTACCAATCTATGCCCCAAGGGGCTTGCCAGCCCGGAGCTGGTCTATCATCCGGAGCGGTTGAAGTATCCCCTGAAGCGAACCCGACCCAAAACAGACCCGGACCCCGGCTGGAAGCGCATCACCTGGGAAGAAGCGCTGGGTACCATCGCGCAAAAACTCCTCCGAATCCGGAAAGAGTACGGCGCAGAAGCCGTTGTTTTCGGCAAAGGCTCTTCCGGCGGAGGACCTGCCAATGATTTCAAGGGGTGGATCTCCCGCCTGGGCCTGGCATTCGGCAGCCCCAATTATGACCACGGCACCATCCATATCTGCAGCTGGCATAAATCACAGGGCTCCCGATACACCTACGGCGTAAGCATGCCCAAGCCCGATTTTGAAAACACCAACTGCCTCCTCCTCTGGGGGCATAATCCGGCCGTATCCTGGAAAAAACATCTGGAGGATGTCAACGCGGCCCGCAAGCGCGGCGCAACTGTCATCATTATCGATCCCCGCCGCAATGAAACCTGGAAAAAAGGCGACCTGTGGCTGCCGGTCCGTCCGGGAACCGATACGGCCCTGGCACTGGCCATGCTGAATGTGGTCATCCATGAGAAGCTCTATGACCGCGAGTTTGTCCGCAGCTGGACCAATTCGCCGTTTCTAGTACGAACGGATAACGGCCGGTTTATCCGGCAAAACGAAATCGGACCTGCTTCACAAAACAACCCTTACCTGGTATGGGACGAGTCCGCGGACGATCTGCTGGGCTATGACCCCCAGAAAAGGAATTACCTGAAAGAAGGGAGACCGGCCCTGTCGGGCGAACACCGCCTGAAGCTTACGGATGGTAAAACCGTCACCTGCCGTCCGGCCTTTGCGTACCTGATTGAACGGGTCAATCAGTTTCCCCCGGAAAAATCAGCCGAAATAACATGGGTGGATGTGGACAGCATAAGAGAAGCCGCCCGTGCTTTTTATACCCAAAAACCGTCCTGCTATTACGCCTACAACGGCGTTGAGCAGCACACCGGCGCCATGCAGAACAACCGGGCCATCTGCACTTTCTTTGCAATCAGCGGCAACTTCGACAGACCCGGCGGCAATGTCATTTTCCCGAAACCCCAAACAAATCACATCGACGGCAAAAAAGAATTCAAGCTCGATAAACTGCCCCTGGGCAAGGAAAACCGTCCCCTCGGTCCCACGAATGTTCAGGCCAGAGACCTATACCGGGCCATCCTGGAGGAAAAACCTTACCCTGTCAAAGCACTGGTTTCTTTTAGCGGCAATTCCCTTACTGCCAACGGCGACAGCAAAAGGGGCAAGGCCGCTTTTGAAAAACTTGAGTTCTTTGTTTTGGCCGAACTCTTTGAAACCCCGGCCGCCAAAATGGCGGATATTCTGCTGCCGGCTACCACTGCTTGGGAATCATTCTTTGTGAAACCAACCTTTGAAGGAACCGCAAAGCCCTGCTGCCATCTTCAACTGATGCCCCAGGTTATAAAACCCCTGTATGAATCAAAGCCGGATATCACTATCATTTTCGAGTTGGCCAAAAAACTGGGGCTCTCGGACAAGTTCTGGAATGGAGACATTGAAGCGGCTTTTAATCATCAGCTTGCGCCAAGCGGCCTTACGGTGGAGGACTTGAGAAAAAATCCGGTCGGCATCTCTCTGCCGCAGCCGGTCAGGTATGAAAAATACAAAGAAATCGATGGGGTCGGCGTCAAAGGTTTTTCAACTCCTACCGGCAGAATCGAGGTGTATTCTGAAATATTCCTTGAAAATGGTTTTGATCCCCTGCCCGTATATGAAGAACCGCTCATGAGCCCTTTCAGCCGTCCGGAACTGACAGAGAAGTTTCCCTTTATCCTCACCAACGCCAAACTGCTGTCCTATTGCCACGGCCAGCATCGCGGGGTCCCTGCCCTGCGAAAAATGGCGCCCCATCCCTATGTGGAAATCCATTCCGACACTGCCGAGAAGCTGGGCATTAAAGCAGGCGACTGGGTCAAAATGTCAACCCCCCACGGGTCCATCCGCGTAAAGGCAAAATTACAGGAAGGCATCCACCCCCAGGTGGTCTCCACCCAGCACGGCTGGTGGCAGAGCTGTAAGCAACTGAACCTGCCCGGCTATGATCCCTTCAGCGATGCAGGCGCAAACGTGAACCTGATCGTAACCAACGATTTGGCCGACCCCATCACCGGGGCGGTCCCCCATAAATCCTATATCTGTAACATTGAGAAACTTCAGGAGCCTGCGTGA
- the pyrE gene encoding orotate phosphoribosyltransferase, with translation MYKDLPKMIAESMWETGSIKVSVDNPIKMTSGKLSPFYIDCRLLISYPLLRNSITAYAQWMLAEKKVAVDSIAGGETAGIPFAAWLAEKMNLPFVYVRKKPKGHGLTSQVEGRIEPGQSVLLYEDLITDGLSKINFLQGIRNAGGKVEHCLVVLDRLEGGEKKLAEENVKLYAVVTMDQCFDVGLKKGYLSEKEMAVIRSYLEKGSL, from the coding sequence ATGTACAAAGATTTGCCGAAAATGATTGCGGAATCAATGTGGGAAACCGGTTCAATCAAGGTCTCGGTGGACAACCCCATCAAAATGACATCCGGCAAGCTCAGCCCCTTTTATATCGACTGCCGGCTGTTGATTTCTTATCCGCTGCTGCGAAACAGCATTACTGCATACGCTCAGTGGATGTTGGCTGAAAAAAAAGTAGCGGTGGATAGTATCGCCGGCGGTGAAACCGCCGGGATCCCTTTTGCAGCCTGGCTTGCCGAGAAAATGAATCTGCCCTTTGTCTATGTGCGTAAAAAGCCCAAAGGACACGGGTTGACATCCCAGGTGGAAGGCAGGATCGAACCCGGCCAATCTGTCCTGCTGTATGAGGACTTAATCACCGACGGCTTGAGTAAAATCAACTTTCTTCAAGGCATCCGAAATGCCGGCGGCAAGGTCGAACATTGTCTGGTGGTGCTGGACCGGCTGGAAGGCGGAGAAAAAAAACTGGCGGAAGAAAATGTCAAGCTCTATGCCGTGGTGACAATGGATCAGTGTTTCGACGTGGGGTTAAAAAAGGGTTATCTGTCCGAGAAGGAAATGGCGGTCATCCGTTCTTATCTGGAAAAAGGGAGCCTTTAA
- a CDS encoding alpha/beta hydrolase gives MNDAKILVPPRPDEEPIAAVAGIESLSQKRLTPCGSGNMIWHVWGEGKPLVLLHGGFGSWLHWIRNIPVWANRFTVFAATLPGFGDSDDLPEPQTVENIAASVSAGIDQILPPGEPFHMLGFSFGGIVGGLVAALQGDRLLSHTFSGSGGMGLTRNPMEPLKNWRRAKTEEERLQAHRRNLEILMIADPQKVDDLAVYIQNWNTPRCRVRTYKYWHQDILRESLHMAKGRLMGLYGSRDAIVSGHMHERINYLRAIQPDLVFREIEGAGHWACYEAPETFNKTYFEMLHAINIKK, from the coding sequence ATGAATGATGCTAAAATATTGGTTCCACCGCGTCCGGATGAGGAACCCATTGCAGCGGTGGCCGGGATTGAATCATTATCGCAAAAACGTCTGACGCCCTGTGGTTCGGGGAACATGATATGGCATGTGTGGGGCGAGGGAAAGCCGCTGGTGTTGCTGCACGGGGGATTCGGTTCCTGGCTGCATTGGATCCGCAATATTCCGGTATGGGCGAATCGGTTTACCGTTTTCGCAGCTACCCTGCCCGGATTCGGCGATTCAGATGATCTGCCGGAACCTCAAACCGTGGAAAATATCGCAGCGAGCGTATCTGCCGGAATTGATCAGATTCTGCCGCCCGGTGAACCGTTTCACATGCTCGGGTTTTCGTTCGGCGGCATCGTGGGCGGGCTTGTGGCAGCCTTGCAGGGCGACCGGCTGTTGTCGCACACGTTTTCAGGTTCGGGCGGGATGGGTCTTACGCGCAATCCCATGGAACCCCTCAAAAACTGGCGCAGGGCTAAAACGGAAGAGGAACGCCTGCAAGCCCACAGGCGGAATCTTGAAATATTAATGATTGCTGATCCTCAAAAGGTGGATGACCTGGCCGTTTACATTCAAAACTGGAACACGCCGCGCTGCCGTGTGCGAACCTACAAATACTGGCATCAGGATATTTTGCGAGAATCGCTCCACATGGCGAAGGGGCGGTTGATGGGACTTTACGGCAGCCGCGATGCGATTGTCAGCGGCCATATGCATGAGCGGATCAATTATCTCAGGGCTATTCAACCGGATCTGGTCTTTCGAGAGATTGAAGGCGCCGGGCACTGGGCCTGTTATGAGGCCCCAGAAACCTTTAACAAAACCTATTTTGAAATGCTGCACGCAATCAATATCAAGAAATGA
- a CDS encoding DUF1846 domain-containing protein, with translation MAVISAFDNKKYIAEQTDEILKRVNKFNDKLYLEFGGKLLYDYHASRVLPGYDPNVKMALLQKLKDNADVLLCIYAGDIERKKIRADFGITYDADALKLIDDLVEWEINVLGVVITRFDNQPSAKLFKNKLERRNIKVYTHQYTKGYPTDVDLIVSDQGYGVNEYITTEKPLVIVTGPGPGSGKLATCLSQVYHDYKKGLKSGYAKFETFPIWNLPLKHPVNVAYEAATADIKDFNLIDPFHLEAYNKKAVNYNRDVEVFPILKRILKKISGGESFYQSPTDMGVNRVGFAITDDALTREAAKQEVIRRYFRYQCEYAMGLTDKETAQRVELFIKDFNLSPEYRRVVEPSRMAAFEAQKIHKGNEGVYCGAAIELKDGTIITGSNSPHLHATSSLILHAIKHLSEIPNKIKLLPPNIIESVKNLKTKVLDEKTLSLDLLEALIALSISATTNHTVQLAMEKLTDLKGCEVHMTHIPTPGDEAGLRRLGVNLTSDPNFSTKNLFIASTSYDRL, from the coding sequence ATGGCGGTGATCAGTGCTTTTGATAATAAGAAATATATTGCCGAGCAAACAGATGAGATTCTTAAACGCGTTAATAAATTTAACGATAAGCTCTATCTCGAATTCGGGGGGAAACTTCTTTATGATTATCATGCTTCAAGGGTTCTGCCGGGATATGATCCGAATGTCAAGATGGCGCTTCTGCAGAAATTGAAAGACAATGCCGATGTTCTGCTTTGCATTTATGCCGGGGATATTGAAAGAAAAAAAATCAGGGCGGATTTTGGCATAACCTATGACGCCGATGCCCTTAAATTAATAGATGACCTGGTAGAATGGGAAATAAACGTCCTGGGAGTAGTCATTACCCGTTTTGATAACCAACCCAGCGCTAAATTATTTAAGAACAAATTAGAAAGAAGAAACATAAAAGTCTATACCCATCAATACACAAAAGGTTATCCTACGGATGTGGATTTAATCGTAAGCGACCAGGGCTATGGGGTTAATGAATATATTACGACGGAAAAACCGCTGGTTATTGTTACCGGGCCCGGGCCGGGTAGTGGAAAGCTGGCGACATGCCTTTCCCAGGTTTATCATGATTACAAAAAGGGGTTAAAATCCGGGTATGCAAAATTTGAAACCTTTCCTATCTGGAATCTGCCCCTCAAACACCCGGTCAATGTAGCTTACGAGGCGGCAACCGCTGATATTAAAGATTTCAACCTAATTGATCCATTCCATCTGGAAGCCTACAACAAAAAAGCCGTTAACTATAATCGCGATGTGGAGGTATTTCCTATCCTAAAAAGAATCTTAAAAAAAATAAGCGGCGGTGAGTCATTTTATCAATCGCCAACAGATATGGGTGTAAATCGAGTCGGATTTGCGATAACCGATGATGCACTGACAAGGGAGGCTGCCAAGCAGGAAGTGATTAGGCGATACTTTCGCTATCAATGTGAATATGCAATGGGATTAACGGATAAAGAAACAGCCCAGCGGGTAGAGCTTTTCATAAAAGATTTTAATCTTTCCCCCGAGTACAGAAGGGTTGTTGAACCTTCCCGAATGGCCGCTTTTGAAGCACAGAAAATACATAAGGGAAATGAGGGTGTTTATTGCGGTGCGGCCATAGAGCTGAAAGACGGAACGATAATAACGGGCAGCAATTCCCCGCATCTTCATGCAACATCCAGCCTTATTCTGCATGCCATTAAGCATCTCTCTGAAATTCCTAATAAAATTAAACTATTGCCGCCAAATATCATCGAATCGGTTAAAAATCTCAAAACAAAAGTTCTAGATGAAAAAACCCTGAGTCTGGATTTGTTAGAAGCACTTATTGCTCTCAGTATCAGCGCCACGACAAACCATACGGTTCAGCTGGCAATGGAAAAACTAACTGATTTAAAGGGGTGTGAAGTTCATATGACGCATATCCCCACGCCCGGTGACGAAGCAGGTTTGCGACGTCTGGGAGTAAATTTGACAAGTGATCCTAATTTTTCGACAAAAAACCTTTTTATTGCATCCACATCTTATGATCGCCTGTAA
- a CDS encoding PadR family transcriptional regulator: MKTKPSSEYVLLGALMSGPRHGYEIMQFTEKALGATWFVGTSQLYALLKRLQQQGLVQSTLEHQDARPAKRIFTISPEGKDAFLKWLHEPTRHVRDFRIEFMAKLFFFYQLSLLGGKKLIDAQIELLKNVRLTIKQNHAAETDPYTRLVYGFKLATVELRMKWLSQKARPFMAQIRD, translated from the coding sequence GTGAAGACCAAACCTTCCAGCGAATATGTCTTGCTGGGGGCCTTGATGTCCGGCCCCAGGCACGGCTATGAAATCATGCAGTTCACCGAAAAAGCCCTTGGAGCGACCTGGTTTGTAGGCACCAGCCAGCTTTACGCGCTGTTAAAAAGACTCCAGCAGCAGGGACTGGTTCAATCCACTCTGGAACATCAGGACGCACGTCCCGCCAAGCGTATCTTTACGATAAGTCCGGAGGGAAAAGACGCTTTTCTGAAATGGCTGCATGAACCCACCCGGCATGTCAGGGATTTTCGGATCGAATTTATGGCAAAGCTTTTCTTTTTTTACCAGCTCTCCCTCCTGGGAGGGAAAAAACTGATCGACGCCCAGATTGAACTGCTTAAAAACGTTCGGTTAACAATAAAGCAAAATCACGCTGCCGAGACCGATCCGTATACCCGGCTGGTTTATGGATTTAAACTGGCAACGGTAGAGCTGCGGATGAAATGGCTGTCGCAAAAAGCCCGTCCGTTTATGGCGCAAATAAGAGATTGA
- a CDS encoding molybdopterin-binding protein produces MKKIKVEDAVGMVLPHDITWIIPGKFKGVGFKKGHIVQKKDIPELLKLGKQHLYVLNLSNTYVHEDTAALRIARAVAGKALKWTDPCEGKTNLIAKTDGVLKIHTGGLLKINSIGSIVISTLKNNFPCKAEQTVAATRIIQLIIRKKKIERLETIAERFKSLIEVLPYGKKKVGAVVTGSELYDGLIKDEFDKYVGSKISGLGSTILKKILVPDDPGQIADAIRKLIALGCDMIVTTGGLSVDPDDVTRIGIQQAGAKIMFYGSPILPGAMFLYAYLDTVPIMGLPACVYYHATTVFDLMLPRVLAGDSITKNDIAALGHGGLCMNCKECRYPVCPFGK; encoded by the coding sequence ATGAAAAAAATCAAAGTTGAAGATGCGGTCGGGATGGTCCTGCCCCATGATATTACCTGGATCATACCCGGTAAATTTAAAGGCGTGGGTTTTAAAAAAGGACACATCGTCCAGAAAAAAGATATTCCGGAGTTATTGAAACTGGGAAAGCAGCACCTCTATGTGCTGAACCTGTCGAATACTTATGTTCACGAAGATACGGCTGCATTGAGAATTGCCCGGGCTGTTGCCGGCAAAGCGCTCAAGTGGACCGATCCGTGCGAGGGCAAGACAAATCTTATTGCCAAAACCGATGGCGTTCTTAAAATCCACACCGGCGGGTTGCTGAAAATAAACAGCATCGGCAGTATTGTCATTTCAACCCTGAAAAACAACTTTCCCTGTAAAGCCGAACAAACCGTGGCTGCGACCCGGATCATCCAGTTGATTATCCGGAAAAAAAAGATTGAGCGTCTGGAAACGATTGCTGAACGATTTAAATCGCTGATAGAAGTATTACCCTATGGGAAGAAAAAAGTCGGGGCGGTCGTTACCGGCAGTGAACTTTATGATGGATTGATAAAAGATGAATTCGACAAATATGTCGGTTCTAAAATCAGCGGTCTCGGTTCAACCATTCTTAAGAAAATTCTGGTGCCGGATGATCCCGGACAAATTGCCGATGCCATCCGGAAATTAATTGCCCTGGGATGTGACATGATTGTAACGACGGGGGGACTATCCGTTGATCCGGACGATGTCACGCGCATCGGCATCCAGCAGGCCGGTGCAAAGATAATGTTCTACGGATCGCCGATTCTGCCGGGCGCCATGTTTCTGTATGCCTATCTTGACACAGTCCCGATCATGGGTTTGCCGGCATGCGTGTATTATCATGCCACCACCGTATTTGACTTGATGCTGCCGCGGGTTCTGGCCGGGGACAGCATCACCAAAAATGATATTGCCGCACTGGGCCATGGCGGTCTTTGCATGAATTGCAAGGAATGCCGCTATCCGGTGTGTCCGTTCGGAAAATGA
- the yqeB gene encoding selenium-dependent molybdenum cofactor biosynthesis protein YqeB — MKTELNRLVVGIKGAGEMASAVAWRLYMANIKTIFMLEMPHPLAVRRSVSFSEAVYKGAATVEGVEARKAGDADGIRAAWHKKAIAVLVDPHWTALKTMRPQVVIDAILAKTNMGTAKTEAPLVIGLGPGFTAPSDVHMVIETNRGHYLGSIITDGSAALNTGIPGNIGGHTDQRVLRAPLEGIFKTRHSITNMVKSGDVIGTVESEKVYAGIDGVLRGLLRSGSRVSKGLKIGDIDPRKDKSYCYTISDKARAIGGSLLEAILRVYNV, encoded by the coding sequence ATGAAAACCGAATTGAACCGGCTCGTTGTCGGAATCAAGGGGGCGGGGGAAATGGCAAGTGCGGTTGCCTGGCGCCTTTATATGGCTAACATTAAGACCATCTTCATGCTGGAGATGCCCCACCCGTTAGCGGTCAGGCGGTCGGTATCTTTTTCTGAAGCGGTTTATAAGGGCGCCGCAACAGTCGAAGGGGTTGAAGCCAGAAAAGCCGGGGATGCGGATGGAATCCGGGCGGCCTGGCATAAAAAAGCGATTGCCGTTTTGGTCGATCCACACTGGACAGCCCTTAAAACGATGCGCCCCCAGGTCGTTATCGATGCCATTCTGGCCAAAACCAATATGGGAACGGCAAAAACCGAGGCCCCATTGGTCATTGGGCTGGGCCCCGGATTCACCGCACCCTCAGACGTTCATATGGTGATAGAAACAAACAGGGGGCATTATCTGGGAAGTATCATCACTGACGGAAGCGCTGCATTGAACACAGGAATTCCCGGAAATATCGGTGGTCATACGGATCAGCGTGTTTTGCGGGCGCCGTTGGAGGGGATATTCAAAACGAGGCATTCCATTACCAATATGGTAAAGTCGGGCGATGTTATCGGAACGGTGGAAAGCGAAAAGGTTTACGCCGGAATTGACGGCGTACTCCGGGGGCTGCTTCGATCCGGAAGCCGGGTCAGCAAGGGGTTAAAAATTGGTGATATCGATCCCCGGAAGGACAAGAGCTATTGCTATACAATTTCAGATAAAGCCAGAGCCATTGGCGGGTCTTTGCTGGAAGCGATCCTGCGGGTGTATAATGTGTAG